The Bacteroidota bacterium genome contains the following window.
TTATTAAGTGTTGTTTGTATTCTCTTTTTAATTAATTGGGGAACCGAAGCCTACAAATGGAAAATGATTATCAAAAAGCTTCAGATAATTTCTTTTCCGCAATCTTTCAAGGCTGTTTTTTCTGGAATCACTGTTGGTCTATTCACCCCAAATCGAGTTGGTGAGTATGGAGGTAGAATTATTTATTTAAATAGAAGTAATAGAACCAATGCTGTTGTAATTGCCATAGCCGGAAATCTGAGCCAACTTTTAACTACGCTTGTTTTTGGTATATTAGGAGTGATTTTTTATTACCTTTATTTTAGTCAGTTAAATATCGGATTCATTTCCCTTGTTCTGTTGTTGATTATTCCAATTTGTTTCTTTTTGTTTTTTAATATTAGAAAAATTCCTGTTCTTTTTGGTTCAAAAATTGAAAAATATCTAAGGGCTTTTGCTTTTTTTAGTAATCTTGAATTAATCAAATTGGTATTTTTAAGTACTTTAAGATATTTAATGTTTTTTCTCCAATTTTATATTTTGTTATTGATATTTAAAATTGAAATTCAAATTTTAGATGCACTTGTTTTATTGCCTGTGATATTTCTTGTTATAAGTGTAATTCCCACTTTTGCACTTGTTGAATGGGGAGTTAGAGGATCTGCTGCTTTATTTTTTGTTGGTGCGGTTTCATCTAATAGCGCTGGAATACTTGCTGCTGCAACTATGTTGTGGCTAATCAACATTGCCTTTCCAGCCTTACTGGGTGTAATGTTTATTGCAAACCATAAGCTTTCAATAAATGAATACTGATATTTTACTGTGGGTTGTTGTTTTTATTAGCTCAATTTATATTCTTGTAGTTTCCTCTGCATCCTATCTTTGGGTTAAACACAAACCTATTGAAAAAATAAACTCATTTGTTTCTCCTGTTCCTATTTCTGTAATAGTTGCTGCCAGAAATGAAGAAGATAGTATACTCAGTTGTCTTTCGTCTATTTTAAATCAGAACTATCCTCTTGATTTATTTGAAATTATTGTTGTAAATGATAATTCCACGGATTCAACAAGTAGAATAATTGAAAAGTGCATGAGTGAGAATTCTGAAAATCTAAAACTCATTCACCTGCCATGCGATGCCAGAACAAAATCGTATAAAAAACTGGCAATTCAAACAGCTATAAAGCAGGCTAAAGGAGAGTTAATTGTTACAACTGATGCCGATTGTGTAATGGGACCTGAATGGTTAAACTCAATTGCATGTTTTTACAAGCAACATGGCCATAAAATGATTGTAGGGCCAGTATTTATTGGCCCTGTGGATTCACTTTCCGGAAAATTACAAAATCTTGAATTTTCAGCACTCATTGGAATGGGAGGAGCATTTTTATTGGCAGGCATGCCTTTAATGTGTAATGGCGCAAACTTAATTTACGAGAAAAAATCCTTTAATGAAATCCAGGGATTTAAATCAATTGATAACAAGGCATCGGGAGATGATATGTTGCTTATGCTAAAGTTTAAGAAATATTTTGGTTCAAAAGAAATTGGTTTTATAAAGAATTATGATGCTGTTGTTTATACAAAACCCATTGAAAAATTAAAAATATTTTTTCAACAGAGAAAGCGATGGGCGTCTAAATCAAGAGATTATCATGACGTTGCAGTTGTTTTCCTTGCAGGCATTGTATTCTCTGCATCTTTTTCTTTATGCTTTTGCTTAATAATGTCATTTATTTCCAATAAATTCGCACTCTTATTTGTTTTCTTGTTTGGAGTAAAGTGTTTGATAGATTTGATATTTTTATTTTGTTTATCCTCATTTTTTAAAAACAGAAAGTGGCTTTGGTTAGCAATTCCAGGACAATTGTTAAATATTATTTACGTTCCGGTTATTGCAATAGCTTCTCAATTTGGAAGTTACAACTGGAAAGGAAGAAAATTAAGTTAATTGTACTTTTTATAGTTTATGTTTTTTAAAAAAGATACCTCAGATTTTTATTCCCGCTCACTTTCATATTATACCTGGAAACGATTAAAGAGAAGTAAATTGGCTCTTTTTGGATTAGTGGTAATTGGAATTTCTGTTATTATTGCCTTGCTCGGATCTGTCATCAGGCCTGATTCAAGCCCTATGGCTAATGAAATGCTCTTGCAACTTACTGCAAAAGAACCAGGCTTTACCGCTCAAATATTAAAAATTAGAAAAAACAAAGAGATTCCTTCGGTTAACATTCTGGATAAAATGTTTTTTGGTGGAAAAGAAAACGATCACAATGAAGTTCCAATTAATCGTTATTGGTTTGAATCAGAATACATAGTTGTAGAACAGTATACCGGGCTAAAAGGACATGAAGGCTTACAAACAAAATTCCATATTGCAGATGTACTTTATCCATTGGATTATAATGTGAAGTATGAAGATTATGCAGATAATGGATTTTTAGAATTTCATGTTTTGGGGAATAAAAAAATTAGTAAACCACTACAGGATTTAAGAGATGAGATTGAAAAGAAAAATATAGTGTCAAATACTTACATTTTAGGAACCGACCGCTTTGGAAGAGATATGTTAAGTCGTTTAATGTCCGGTACTATTGTGTCTCTTTCAGTTGGATTTATTTCCGTTTTCATTTCCCTTGTAATAGGTATAAGTTTAGGTGCAATAGGTGGATTTTTTAAAGGAAGAATTGATGATTTTATTGTTTGGCTAATTAATGTTGTTTGGTCTATTCCAACACTTTTGTTGGTTATCGCAATTACATTGGCTTTGGGAAAAGGATTCTGGCAAGTATTTATTGCAGTGGGTCTAACCATGTGGGTTGAAGTGGCGCGTGTGGTAAGAGGGCAAATACTGAGTCTTAGGGAAAAAGAATTTATTGAGGCTGGCAGGGCTTTAGGCTTTTCTGATTCCAGATTGATCTTTCGTCATGTTTTGCCAAACATAATGGGTCCTGTAATTGTAATTTCTGCTGCTAATTTCGCATCCGCAATATTAATTGAAGCAGGATTGAGCTTTTTGGGTATTGGGGCACAGCCGCCAATGGCCTCATGGGGAACTATGATAAAAGATCATTATGGATATATAATTACTGGAAATGCCTTTCTAGCCCTTATGCCAGGGTTTGCCATTATGTTAATGGTTCTTGCCTTTATGCTTGTCGGAAATGGCCTTAGAGATGCTCTTGATAGCAGATCGGCAGATGATTATGATAAAACATCAGGCCCGGTAGTTTAAAACAATAATAAACCTGTTATAAAAATTATTGCTCCCACCACCATCAATATAAGTGTATAAGGCAAAATTTCTTTTCCTTTTAGCCCTGTAATACCTAATAAAGGCAAAGCCCAGAATGGCTGAACCATATTTGTCAATTGATCACCATAGGCCAAGGCCATTATTGCTTTGGCTGGCAAAACGTTTAACTTTAAAGCAGCCTCTGCTATAATTGGGCCTTGAACAGCCCACTGACCTCCTCCGCTGGGCACAAATATATTTACAATGCCTGCACTTAGTAAAGTCAGAACCGGAAATGATTCTGTTGTTGAAATCGAAATAAAGAAATCAGACATTAAAATTGTTAAGCCTGAATATTTCATTATACCCATAATACCAAAATAAAGCGGAAATTGTATTAAAATTCCAGATGCTCCGGATATTGCACTATCAACAGCAAGTAAAAACGATTTGAAATTTTGGTGAAAAACAATAGCCAAACCGAGTAAACTCATGTTAATGAAATTCGGTGTAATTACTGACAGGGAAACAGTTTCAGGGGGAATAAAAATCAGGTATAATATATAAGTTAGTATAAGGCCTCCAGTAACCAGAGATACTAATTGTGAGTTATCTATTTTTTCTGCCCCGGAAATGGTGTGTTTTAAAAGTTCTGTTTGTGGTTTTAATTCGATCTCAGGCTTTGAGTCTTTTGCATATTTACCAAGTAAATACATAAGCAATGGCAAAAAAATCAATAAAGCCAGGGAAACACTAATATTCATTGTTGAAAAAATTGTTTGCGATTGAGAAATCAATCCAAGTTTAGCTTCTAAAAAATGGCCAGGTTCTGCTACTTTAATGGGAGCAGAACCGGATAAACCTCCGTGCCATACCATTAATCCGGAATATCCTGCGGCCCCAATTAATCCATAATTTATTTTATAACCATTGATTAGGGCTTTTTCTGCAATTTTTCTTGCAAATATAGCTCCGAACACAAGGCCTAGTCCCCAATTAAAAAAACTAACAATTAAAGAAAAAAAACAAACTATTAATGCAGTCTTTGCTGTGTTTGAACAAGTTTTAACCAACAGGTTGATTAATTTATCCACTGGTTTAGAAAGTGCGAGAACATGACCAAGAACCAGTATTAGCATCATCTGCATTGCAAAAACCATCAAAGCAGAATCCCAAACTCCTGCATACCAATAATCAGCTAACTGGACTAGATAAGGCCTGGAATTATCCGCTAAAGGATCATCAGTAAGGATGCCAGCAAGACTAAAGGTGATGAATGTTAATAAAAGGGCAATTGCAAATGGCGATGGTAAAATTTTATGAAATGCCCTGGCAAACCTGTCTGAAAAATTCATTGTTTAAAAAAGAATGTTTTGTTTTTCAATAAATTATTAGAGCTAATTATTTTAGCTAATGCTTGGGTTAAATGTAAAAAAAAAGCTGCCAATTCAGGCAGCTTTTTTCAACTATTTCAATGTTTAATTAAAACGGCAAATCATCATCAGCAGGTGGCAATGTTCCATTTAAAGATTCACCGGAACCAGATGAAGCGGCAGCTGCTTGTGCTGAAGAAG
Protein-coding sequences here:
- a CDS encoding flippase-like domain-containing protein: MKTNLAKYDAFLILFVKSLVICLSFWFIYHRIFISQDFAQFESAFKNAFLAPTFFPLLSVVCILFLINWGTEAYKWKMIIKKLQIISFPQSFKAVFSGITVGLFTPNRVGEYGGRIIYLNRSNRTNAVVIAIAGNLSQLLTTLVFGILGVIFYYLYFSQLNIGFISLVLLLIIPICFFLFFNIRKIPVLFGSKIEKYLRAFAFFSNLELIKLVFLSTLRYLMFFLQFYILLLIFKIEIQILDALVLLPVIFLVISVIPTFALVEWGVRGSAALFFVGAVSSNSAGILAAATMLWLINIAFPALLGVMFIANHKLSINEY
- a CDS encoding glycosyltransferase; protein product: MNTDILLWVVVFISSIYILVVSSASYLWVKHKPIEKINSFVSPVPISVIVAARNEEDSILSCLSSILNQNYPLDLFEIIVVNDNSTDSTSRIIEKCMSENSENLKLIHLPCDARTKSYKKLAIQTAIKQAKGELIVTTDADCVMGPEWLNSIACFYKQHGHKMIVGPVFIGPVDSLSGKLQNLEFSALIGMGGAFLLAGMPLMCNGANLIYEKKSFNEIQGFKSIDNKASGDDMLLMLKFKKYFGSKEIGFIKNYDAVVYTKPIEKLKIFFQQRKRWASKSRDYHDVAVVFLAGIVFSASFSLCFCLIMSFISNKFALLFVFLFGVKCLIDLIFLFCLSSFFKNRKWLWLAIPGQLLNIIYVPVIAIASQFGSYNWKGRKLS
- a CDS encoding ABC transporter permease, whose protein sequence is MFFKKDTSDFYSRSLSYYTWKRLKRSKLALFGLVVIGISVIIALLGSVIRPDSSPMANEMLLQLTAKEPGFTAQILKIRKNKEIPSVNILDKMFFGGKENDHNEVPINRYWFESEYIVVEQYTGLKGHEGLQTKFHIADVLYPLDYNVKYEDYADNGFLEFHVLGNKKISKPLQDLRDEIEKKNIVSNTYILGTDRFGRDMLSRLMSGTIVSLSVGFISVFISLVIGISLGAIGGFFKGRIDDFIVWLINVVWSIPTLLLVIAITLALGKGFWQVFIAVGLTMWVEVARVVRGQILSLREKEFIEAGRALGFSDSRLIFRHVLPNIMGPVIVISAANFASAILIEAGLSFLGIGAQPPMASWGTMIKDHYGYIITGNAFLALMPGFAIMLMVLAFMLVGNGLRDALDSRSADDYDKTSGPVV
- a CDS encoding short-chain fatty acid transporter; the encoded protein is MNFSDRFARAFHKILPSPFAIALLLTFITFSLAGILTDDPLADNSRPYLVQLADYWYAGVWDSALMVFAMQMMLILVLGHVLALSKPVDKLINLLVKTCSNTAKTALIVCFFSLIVSFFNWGLGLVFGAIFARKIAEKALINGYKINYGLIGAAGYSGLMVWHGGLSGSAPIKVAEPGHFLEAKLGLISQSQTIFSTMNISVSLALLIFLPLLMYLLGKYAKDSKPEIELKPQTELLKHTISGAEKIDNSQLVSLVTGGLILTYILYLIFIPPETVSLSVITPNFINMSLLGLAIVFHQNFKSFLLAVDSAISGASGILIQFPLYFGIMGIMKYSGLTILMSDFFISISTTESFPVLTLLSAGIVNIFVPSGGGQWAVQGPIIAEAALKLNVLPAKAIMALAYGDQLTNMVQPFWALPLLGITGLKGKEILPYTLILMVVGAIIFITGLLLF